In bacterium, a single window of DNA contains:
- a CDS encoding DUF4139 domain-containing protein: MRNILGLALCFIFLSAVQAQEQKLEVTVYNRDLALIKDQREIKLNAGTNIVSFTDVAAQIDPTSVHLKSITFPEEVMVKEQNFEYDLLSADKLLSRYLDKKIKLISDSESLYEGKLLSFDPQQLILDQEGPLKMVDRENIREIEFPELPSGLITRPTLIWQIYSQESGNIPCELTYLTSGMDWQADYVAVVNPEDTKMDLNGWVTIRNESGTTYPEAGLKLIAGDVHRIPKPRPIRPYKMMAAEALAAEERDFEEEAVFEYHMYTLDRVTTLKDNQTKQISLLSASNIPVKKIYIYDGASSEGKVWVKLEFKNSQENGVGFPLPKGRLRVYKADSKQALQFIGEDEIDHTPKDEKVRVFLGSAFDVVGERKQTDYRQVTDRIREEAYEIKLRNHKDTDIEVVITEHLYGDWEVIKASHPYERKDARTMELKVLVKKDSEEVINYRVRYKW; this comes from the coding sequence TTGCGGAATATCTTAGGGCTGGCCTTGTGTTTTATCTTCCTTTCCGCGGTGCAGGCTCAGGAGCAGAAACTGGAGGTTACGGTCTACAATCGCGACCTGGCCCTGATTAAAGATCAAAGGGAGATAAAGCTTAACGCCGGGACAAATATTGTCTCTTTTACTGATGTAGCCGCCCAAATAGATCCCACCTCGGTTCACCTTAAATCCATCACCTTTCCTGAAGAGGTGATGGTTAAAGAACAAAACTTTGAATACGACCTTCTCTCCGCGGATAAACTCCTTTCTCGTTATCTCGACAAAAAAATTAAGCTCATTAGTGATTCAGAGAGCCTCTACGAAGGTAAACTCCTTAGCTTTGACCCCCAACAACTCATTCTGGACCAGGAAGGCCCTCTTAAAATGGTAGACCGAGAAAACATCCGTGAGATAGAATTCCCAGAGCTTCCTTCGGGTCTCATTACTCGTCCTACCCTTATCTGGCAGATCTACTCCCAAGAATCCGGGAATATTCCGTGTGAATTAACTTATCTTACTTCAGGTATGGATTGGCAGGCTGACTATGTAGCGGTGGTAAATCCCGAAGATACTAAGATGGACTTAAATGGATGGGTCACTATCCGGAACGAAAGCGGCACTACTTACCCAGAGGCCGGGCTAAAACTCATTGCCGGGGATGTCCATCGAATACCTAAACCTAGACCTATTCGTCCTTACAAAATGATGGCCGCCGAAGCCCTGGCGGCTGAAGAGAGAGATTTTGAAGAAGAGGCTGTCTTTGAATACCATATGTATACCCTGGATCGAGTTACTACCTTAAAGGATAACCAAACCAAACAGATTAGCCTTCTTTCCGCCTCCAATATTCCGGTTAAGAAGATATATATCTATGACGGCGCCAGCTCTGAAGGTAAGGTTTGGGTTAAACTGGAATTTAAAAACAGCCAAGAAAATGGGGTTGGTTTCCCTCTCCCCAAAGGAAGATTGCGGGTATACAAGGCTGATAGCAAGCAGGCCCTGCAATTCATTGGTGAAGATGAGATTGATCATACCCCTAAAGATGAGAAGGTTCGGGTTTTTCTGGGCAGCGCCTTTGACGTGGTGGGGGAAAGAAAGCAAACAGATTACAGACAGGTTACCGATCGAATCAGGGAAGAAGCCTACGAGATAAAGCTGCGCAATCACAAAGATACTGATATAGAGGTGGTGATAACGGAGCACCTGTATGGAGACTGGGAAGTTATCAAGGCTTCTCACCCTTACGAGCGCAAGGATGCCAGAACCATGGAACTTAAAGTTCTGGTCAAAAAAGATTCGGAAGAAGTGATTAATTACCGGGTTAGGTATAAGTGGTAG